In a genomic window of Streptomyces roseoviridis:
- a CDS encoding SigE family RNA polymerase sigma factor, producing the protein MNTPVPDSAERDFERFYAESVRRMIVVVYAVTGDIAEAEDAVQEAYARAWPRWSELAEQGDPTPWVRTVALRLAVSSWRRARNRLKAHFRHGPPADVPGLDPDHVALVAALRHLTPEQRRAVVLHHLADLPVEEVARQTGSTSTAVRSRLMRARRILNSHLSDPAASEPPARARSQAVAPYRPRQEAYPHE; encoded by the coding sequence GTGAACACTCCGGTGCCCGACTCCGCCGAGCGGGACTTCGAGAGGTTCTACGCGGAAAGCGTGCGGCGCATGATCGTCGTCGTGTACGCGGTCACGGGCGACATCGCCGAGGCGGAGGACGCCGTACAGGAGGCGTACGCGCGAGCCTGGCCGCGTTGGTCGGAGCTGGCCGAGCAGGGAGATCCCACCCCGTGGGTCCGGACGGTCGCCCTGCGGCTCGCGGTCAGTTCGTGGCGTCGGGCCCGCAACCGGCTCAAGGCACACTTCCGGCACGGGCCGCCCGCAGACGTACCCGGTCTCGACCCGGACCACGTGGCCCTGGTCGCGGCGCTCCGGCACCTCACCCCGGAGCAGCGACGCGCCGTCGTCCTCCATCATCTGGCCGACCTGCCCGTGGAAGAGGTGGCCCGGCAGACCGGTTCGACCAGCACGGCGGTACGCTCGCGCCTCATGCGTGCCCGGCGCATCCTGAACAGCCATCTTTCCGACCCCGCCGCGTCGGAGCCTCCGGCGCGCGCCCGCTCACAGGCGGTCGCACCGTACCGGCCTCGACAGGAGGCGTATCCGCATGAATGA
- a CDS encoding lipid II:glycine glycyltransferase FemX, whose protein sequence is MAVAEVQMTHRAGALEIMPTTPEQHLAYLDSLSGRVWGEQVSFLQLPSWSAVKEGWRAEWIGWFDGTGRQRAAAQVLYRQLPGTRRYFAYIPEGPVLDWADPALIEVLQLLLDHLRAAGAFAVRMGPPLAYRRWSAATLKAAVGPGRRVGDVLPDVVEPVGSAVADRLRAAGWRRCGEDGGAGDAQPRHLFELPLAGRSTDDLWSGFNQEWRRNVKKAQTAGVETYLGTAEDLPAFYDLLQVTERRDGFRLGRSLPYFQRQHQELNAEENGRMRLYLARHDGEVLAAHTMIVAGRRAWYQTGASADHRREVRPSNALQWRLIRDAHSLGATVYDMRGVPDTLDPAERSFGLMRWKLGTGGEVVETLGEWELPLQGAVNRTLHRAMQAYLSRR, encoded by the coding sequence ATGGCTGTCGCCGAGGTGCAGATGACCCACCGTGCCGGTGCCCTGGAGATCATGCCCACGACCCCTGAGCAGCACTTGGCCTACCTCGACTCCCTCTCGGGACGTGTGTGGGGCGAGCAGGTCAGCTTCCTCCAGCTCCCCTCCTGGAGCGCCGTCAAGGAGGGGTGGCGGGCCGAGTGGATCGGCTGGTTCGACGGGACAGGACGCCAGCGTGCCGCCGCCCAGGTGCTGTACCGGCAGCTGCCGGGCACCCGGCGGTACTTCGCCTACATCCCCGAGGGGCCGGTGCTGGACTGGGCCGACCCGGCGCTGATAGAGGTCCTGCAGCTGCTCCTCGACCACCTGCGGGCAGCCGGGGCCTTCGCTGTACGGATGGGGCCGCCCCTGGCGTACCGCCGCTGGAGCGCTGCGACGCTCAAGGCGGCCGTGGGCCCCGGGCGCCGAGTCGGAGACGTGCTGCCGGACGTCGTCGAGCCGGTCGGATCGGCCGTGGCGGACCGGCTGCGGGCGGCCGGATGGCGGCGCTGCGGCGAGGACGGCGGCGCGGGCGACGCCCAGCCGCGCCACCTGTTCGAGCTTCCGCTGGCCGGTCGGAGCACCGACGACCTGTGGTCCGGCTTCAACCAGGAGTGGCGGCGCAACGTCAAGAAGGCGCAGACGGCCGGGGTGGAGACCTACCTCGGTACCGCCGAGGACCTTCCCGCCTTCTACGACCTGCTGCAGGTCACTGAGCGGCGCGACGGCTTCCGCCTGGGGCGCTCGCTTCCGTACTTCCAGCGGCAGCACCAGGAACTCAACGCGGAGGAGAACGGGCGCATGCGGCTCTACCTCGCACGGCACGACGGCGAGGTGCTCGCCGCCCACACCATGATCGTGGCAGGCCGGCGGGCCTGGTACCAGACCGGGGCCTCCGCCGACCACCGCCGCGAGGTCAGGCCGAGCAACGCCCTGCAGTGGCGACTGATCCGCGACGCGCACTCCCTGGGGGCTACCGTCTACGACATGCGGGGCGTACCGGACACCCTCGACCCCGCGGAGCGGTCCTTCGGGCTGATGCGCTGGAAGCTCGGCACCGGAGGGGAAGTGGTGGAGACCCTGGGTGAGTGGGAGCTGCCCCTGCAGGGGGCGGTGAACAGGACCCTGCACCGCGCCATGCAGGCGTACCTGTCGCGCCGCTGA
- a CDS encoding CbtB domain-containing protein produces MAQATAQPSAVATPAVLPIKSILPWAVFFGALMLLALFFVGAEQGATAIFAGEGVHEWVHDGRHLLAFPCH; encoded by the coding sequence ATGGCTCAGGCCACCGCTCAGCCGAGTGCCGTTGCCACCCCCGCCGTACTCCCCATCAAGTCGATCCTGCCCTGGGCCGTCTTCTTCGGGGCCCTGATGCTGCTCGCGCTCTTCTTCGTCGGCGCCGAGCAGGGCGCCACCGCGATCTTCGCCGGCGAAGGCGTCCACGAGTGGGTGCACGACGGCCGTCACCTGCTCGCCTTCCCCTGCCACTGA
- a CDS encoding CbtA family protein — MNSTIVGKLLARGMATGLVAGLLALVVAYFLGEPPTEAGIAYEAAHSHEEGEELVSRAAQSTTGLATGVLVYGVGLGGIAALAYCFALGRVGAFGPRATAGLLSLSGLVTVYIVPFLKYPANPPAVSDAATISQRTTLYLLMVVLSVLLAVAAVILGKRLAPRLGNRNATIAAGAFFVLAVGLAYAFLPAVNEMPKDFPAEVVWQFRISALAVQAVLWAGFGLVFGVLAERLLQPRRAGTRIGAAEPRAVAPSA, encoded by the coding sequence ATGAACTCGACAATTGTCGGCAAGCTCCTCGCGCGTGGGATGGCGACCGGCCTCGTGGCTGGTCTCCTCGCCCTGGTCGTCGCCTACTTCCTCGGTGAGCCGCCGACCGAGGCGGGCATCGCCTACGAAGCGGCGCACAGTCACGAAGAGGGCGAGGAACTCGTCAGCCGTGCGGCCCAGTCCACCACTGGTCTCGCGACCGGTGTCCTCGTCTACGGCGTCGGCCTGGGCGGCATCGCCGCGCTGGCGTACTGCTTCGCCCTGGGCCGCGTCGGCGCGTTCGGCCCCCGCGCCACGGCTGGTCTGCTGTCGCTCAGCGGCCTGGTCACGGTCTACATCGTGCCGTTCCTCAAGTACCCGGCCAACCCGCCTGCGGTCAGCGACGCGGCCACCATCAGCCAGCGCACCACCCTCTACCTGCTCATGGTGGTGCTCAGCGTGCTGCTCGCCGTCGCCGCGGTGATTCTGGGCAAGCGGCTCGCGCCCCGTCTGGGCAACCGGAACGCGACCATCGCGGCAGGCGCGTTCTTCGTCCTCGCCGTCGGACTCGCGTACGCGTTCCTGCCGGCGGTCAACGAGATGCCGAAGGACTTCCCGGCCGAGGTCGTCTGGCAGTTCCGCATCTCCGCGCTCGCTGTCCAGGCGGTGCTGTGGGCCGGATTCGGTCTCGTCTTCGGCGTGCTGGCCGAGCGGTTGCTGCAACCGCGCCGGGCCGGCACGCGGATCGGGGCCGCGGAGCCGAGAGCGGTGGCGCCCTCGGCCTGA
- the murJ gene encoding murein biosynthesis integral membrane protein MurJ encodes MMIGSLVSRITGFVRSAVVVAALGTALLADAYNVANTVPNIVYILLMGGALNSVFVPELVRAAKEHEDGGAAYTDRLITLCLLALTAITAVAVLAAPWIVTAYTDYADAQRALTVALARYCLPQILFYGAFTVLGQVLNARGRLGAMMWTPVLNNVVVIAVFGIYLVVAVTATSAGQVTDGQLLLLGLGSTAGIAIQALALLPALRSAGFRWRPRFDWRNSGLGRPVRAAVWTLLLVLVNQVAYWVVTLLTTTAGVRADAEGIAAGVGYTAYGSAYQLWVVPQGIITVSLVTALLPVMSRAAVDGDPGRIGAELTRCLKTTAVAIVPAGIVFLLLAPRLTGVAYQYGQVTEADAQAIGWVLAAFAPGLAAFSAQYVLARGFYALGDTRTPFFLTLVIAGLNAGLSLAAYALLPARWAVVGIAGAYALACTVGLACTATVLRRRLGRGFEGALGTHVRLAAACLPGAGAALALDQLSIHLLGDGPLVDAAVLLAGAGFIGLSVLLLARPLGVPEADALLTPLRRRLGARGRHRTERPGGGQ; translated from the coding sequence ATGATGATCGGTTCGCTCGTCTCCCGGATCACGGGTTTCGTACGGAGCGCGGTGGTCGTCGCGGCCCTGGGGACGGCCTTGCTGGCGGACGCCTACAACGTCGCCAACACGGTGCCGAACATCGTCTACATCCTGCTCATGGGCGGGGCGCTCAACTCGGTCTTCGTGCCCGAGCTGGTGCGTGCGGCAAAGGAGCACGAGGACGGCGGGGCGGCGTACACCGACCGGCTCATCACCCTCTGCCTGCTCGCGCTCACCGCGATCACCGCCGTGGCTGTGCTCGCGGCGCCGTGGATCGTCACCGCGTACACGGACTACGCCGACGCCCAGCGCGCCCTCACGGTGGCCCTGGCCCGCTACTGCTTGCCGCAGATCCTCTTCTACGGCGCTTTCACCGTGCTGGGTCAGGTGCTCAACGCCCGGGGTCGGCTCGGCGCGATGATGTGGACGCCGGTCCTCAACAACGTCGTCGTGATCGCCGTCTTCGGGATCTACCTCGTGGTCGCCGTGACGGCGACCAGCGCCGGCCAGGTCACCGACGGGCAGCTGCTCCTCCTCGGCCTCGGCAGCACGGCCGGAATCGCGATACAGGCCCTCGCCCTCCTGCCCGCCCTGCGGTCGGCCGGGTTCCGGTGGCGCCCACGGTTCGACTGGCGCAACTCCGGGCTCGGCCGACCGGTGCGGGCCGCGGTGTGGACGCTGCTGCTCGTGCTCGTGAACCAGGTCGCGTACTGGGTGGTGACCCTGCTCACGACGACGGCCGGTGTGAGGGCGGACGCCGAGGGCATCGCGGCGGGTGTCGGGTACACGGCGTACGGCAGCGCGTATCAGCTGTGGGTCGTCCCGCAGGGCATCATCACGGTCTCCCTGGTGACGGCTCTGCTGCCCGTGATGAGCCGCGCGGCGGTCGACGGCGACCCCGGCCGGATCGGCGCGGAGCTCACCCGCTGCCTCAAGACCACGGCGGTGGCGATCGTCCCCGCCGGCATCGTCTTCCTGCTCCTCGCGCCTCGCCTCACGGGCGTCGCCTACCAGTACGGGCAGGTGACCGAGGCCGACGCACAGGCGATCGGCTGGGTCCTCGCCGCCTTCGCTCCGGGCCTCGCGGCGTTCTCCGCGCAGTACGTCCTCGCCCGGGGGTTCTACGCACTGGGGGACACCCGCACCCCCTTCTTCCTCACCCTCGTCATCGCCGGCCTCAACGCCGGCCTGTCACTCGCCGCCTACGCGCTACTCCCCGCGCGCTGGGCCGTGGTCGGCATCGCCGGCGCGTACGCATTGGCCTGCACAGTCGGACTCGCGTGTACGGCAACCGTGCTACGACGGCGTCTGGGGCGGGGCTTCGAGGGCGCGCTCGGTACGCACGTGCGGCTCGCCGCCGCATGCCTGCCCGGTGCCGGAGCGGCGCTCGCCCTCGACCAGCTGAGCATCCATCTGCTGGGCGACGGTCCGCTCGTCGACGCAGCCGTGTTGCTGGCGGGTGCGGGGTTCATCGGTCTGTCCGTGCTGTTGCTCGCCCGCCCGCTCGGTGTGCCGGAGGCGGACGCGCTGCTGACACCGCTGCGGCGGCGACTGGGCGCCCGCGGCCGGCACCGTACGGAACGACCAGGAGGCGGCCAGTGA